One region of Glutamicibacter sp. B1 genomic DNA includes:
- a CDS encoding bifunctional diguanylate cyclase/phosphodiesterase produces the protein MLTKNRSSSKKLSKRRMMNRERMSLADSDPRIQEIVDSIVKISAGDFSVSLSPSPLRDEVDAIIVGIKAMSLRLEATYEALEQRVRQRTGLLEEARRDLEVLAFTDALTGLDNRAAILRKLDAHLVALGRGEPSAVLFLLDLDSFKHINDTQGHNAGDLVLKEVARRLKENIRPGDVAARLGGDEFAILAHTDIAVAESMGQRILNALHEPMNIGSSVITPGGSIGFSASTPSQHSEQWIEQADTAMYVAKRGNVTKVQRFEKYMLYERQHKARLSSELRIALERKEIYPIYQPIVSSATGEHVGVEALARWAHPSLGILPPSDFLPLATSAGLDHSLTARILSGALADLAQWRANRSVTEEFRMHINVTPSELSNLAFPDFVKSQLRDYQIPASSLAIELTENEYISGGNLELYSLRGLKSMGVRIYIDDFGAGYSAFGYLDKLPISGVKIDRSLITEIDTSAMQQSILRSVLDLGRACELDCIVEGVETQGQEAALRDIGATYFQGYLYGKPDLYIPPLNRS, from the coding sequence TTGCTGACGAAAAACAGAAGTTCATCGAAAAAATTGTCCAAGAGAAGAATGATGAATCGAGAGAGAATGTCACTGGCGGATTCTGATCCACGCATCCAAGAGATCGTTGATTCAATAGTCAAGATCTCCGCTGGCGACTTTTCTGTCTCACTATCTCCCAGTCCATTACGTGACGAGGTGGATGCAATTATCGTCGGTATTAAGGCTATGTCGTTAAGGCTGGAAGCAACCTATGAGGCTTTAGAACAGCGGGTCCGGCAACGAACTGGCTTATTGGAAGAGGCACGACGCGACCTTGAGGTTCTCGCATTTACCGATGCATTAACCGGACTAGATAATCGCGCTGCAATTCTGCGTAAACTTGATGCGCACTTAGTTGCCCTAGGTCGCGGGGAGCCGTCAGCGGTCCTCTTTCTATTGGATCTCGATTCCTTTAAACACATCAATGACACCCAGGGTCATAATGCCGGCGACTTAGTTCTCAAGGAAGTCGCTCGGCGCTTGAAGGAGAATATTCGCCCAGGAGATGTCGCGGCACGTTTAGGTGGCGACGAATTTGCTATCCTGGCACACACTGACATCGCCGTAGCGGAATCGATGGGACAGCGTATCCTCAACGCCCTGCATGAGCCAATGAACATCGGTTCATCGGTCATCACACCTGGTGGAAGTATCGGTTTCAGTGCAAGCACACCATCCCAGCACTCCGAACAATGGATAGAACAAGCCGATACAGCGATGTACGTCGCCAAACGCGGTAATGTCACTAAAGTTCAACGGTTCGAAAAGTACATGCTCTATGAACGACAACATAAAGCTAGGCTCAGTTCCGAGTTGCGCATAGCTCTAGAACGAAAAGAGATCTATCCGATCTACCAACCCATCGTTAGTTCGGCCACCGGTGAGCACGTAGGCGTAGAAGCATTAGCTCGATGGGCTCACCCGAGTTTAGGAATTCTGCCACCAAGTGATTTTCTGCCATTAGCAACTAGCGCGGGGTTGGACCATAGCTTGACTGCGCGGATCCTTTCTGGAGCTCTTGCCGATCTGGCTCAGTGGCGAGCCAACCGAAGTGTCACTGAAGAATTCCGCATGCATATAAATGTCACCCCTTCAGAACTGAGTAATCTGGCATTTCCAGACTTCGTGAAAAGTCAGTTGCGCGACTATCAGATACCCGCCTCTTCACTAGCCATTGAGCTCACCGAGAACGAATACATTTCAGGTGGAAACCTTGAATTATATTCACTCAGAGGGCTCAAGAGCATGGGCGTTAGAATCTACATTGACGATTTCGGGGCCGGATACTCCGCCTTCGGTTATCTTGATAAGCTCCCGATCTCGGGAGTGAAGATTGACCGTTCTCTAATAACCGAAATAGATACCAGTGCGATGCAACAGTCGATATTGCGTTCTGTGCTGGATTTGGGACGAGCTTGCGAATTAGATTGCATTGTGGAAGGCGTGGAAACCCAGGGGCAGGAAGCTGCACTGCGTGATATTGGAGCCACTTATTTCCAAGGCTATCTATATGGAAAACCAGACCTTTACATCCCACCCTTGAACAGGTCCTGA
- a CDS encoding GGDEF domain-containing protein has product MAKDAQVFNGAQIFTDSAEQAISYLKKHTPLTDWSVSRVIDGEQVHLHVQQDQLLKPGLRVEWEESLCSRMANGAAHIVDNTQLDPDYSGMRFSAEVGAYAGYTINDDRDEMFGVLCGVRTDPLTEGEKIDEELVALISSLLSAQLKLARVADRERRNCELSDALAQTDALTGLLNRRGWDKIVSDAQERLDAFGDSVSVAVIDLNGLKQVNDSQGHAAGDLLLRRTGEILRGKSSESCRVARYGGDEFMILANGVAPSQTEAYFSVFKESLEEAGIPAAMGFYSAQPGSTNIDQCIAAADALMYQQKYQSRVRARKNS; this is encoded by the coding sequence ATGGCGAAAGATGCGCAGGTATTTAACGGTGCTCAGATATTCACCGATTCGGCCGAACAGGCTATTTCTTACCTTAAAAAGCATACTCCGCTGACAGATTGGTCAGTTTCTCGTGTGATCGATGGAGAGCAGGTCCACTTGCATGTGCAGCAGGATCAGTTGCTCAAACCTGGTCTACGTGTTGAGTGGGAGGAATCTTTATGCAGTCGGATGGCCAATGGAGCTGCTCATATTGTGGACAATACGCAGCTAGATCCTGACTATTCGGGTATGCGATTTTCAGCCGAGGTGGGGGCCTATGCCGGGTACACCATCAATGATGACCGGGATGAGATGTTTGGTGTCCTGTGCGGGGTGCGCACCGATCCACTCACTGAAGGAGAGAAAATAGATGAAGAACTCGTTGCCCTCATCAGTTCACTTCTATCTGCCCAATTGAAGTTAGCAAGAGTAGCTGATAGAGAACGGCGAAATTGTGAGCTATCCGATGCCTTGGCGCAAACAGATGCTTTGACTGGTCTGTTGAACCGACGCGGCTGGGATAAGATCGTCAGTGATGCGCAAGAACGACTCGACGCTTTTGGCGATTCCGTCTCGGTTGCTGTGATAGACCTCAACGGACTTAAGCAGGTCAATGACAGCCAAGGTCATGCAGCTGGAGATTTATTGTTGCGGCGCACTGGTGAGATCCTGAGAGGCAAAAGCAGTGAGTCCTGCCGCGTCGCTCGATATGGGGGTGATGAGTTCATGATTTTGGCCAACGGAGTAGCTCCATCCCAGACAGAGGCTTATTTCTCAGTATTCAAAGAGTCCTTAGAAGAGGCAGGGATTCCTGCAGCCATGGGATTCTATTCAGCTCAGCCAGGTAGTACCAACATTGATCAGTGCATTGCCGCGGCTGATGCTTTAATGTATCAGCAGAAATATCAGAGTCGCGTTCGTGCCAGGAAAAACAGCTAA
- a CDS encoding RNA polymerase sigma factor, translating to MDELERLAIVGRSREGDPEAFGVLVAELTPGLGRYCRSFFENWQDADDAVQEVWIKAWKNLHTLKANGAFKTWIFRMARNVCLDRVRSAQNRVHVVDAEEFSGHPAPEHLSPEYLAVQRSEVDMAWGIVAKLPSTLKQAFVLVCLEGMTYEQAAAIANTSESTIRGRVARARKAIIEAVS from the coding sequence GTGGACGAATTAGAGCGGCTGGCGATCGTGGGCCGATCCCGTGAGGGCGATCCAGAAGCTTTCGGGGTGCTCGTTGCCGAATTAACACCGGGGCTTGGGAGATATTGTCGTTCCTTCTTTGAGAATTGGCAGGACGCGGACGACGCTGTGCAGGAAGTTTGGATCAAAGCGTGGAAGAACCTGCATACGCTCAAGGCTAATGGTGCCTTCAAGACGTGGATTTTCCGGATGGCAAGGAATGTTTGCTTGGATCGAGTTCGTTCTGCTCAAAATCGGGTTCACGTTGTTGATGCTGAAGAATTCTCTGGCCACCCGGCGCCGGAGCATCTTTCACCCGAATACTTGGCCGTACAACGAAGTGAGGTTGACATGGCATGGGGTATCGTCGCTAAGCTTCCTTCGACCTTGAAGCAGGCTTTTGTTCTGGTATGCCTTGAGGGAATGACCTATGAGCAAGCTGCCGCAATCGCCAACACGTCGGAATCAACTATTCGAGGGCGGGTCGCCCGGGCGCGCAAGGCAATTATTGAGGCGGTGTCATGA
- a CDS encoding Asp23/Gls24 family envelope stress response protein, translated as MAQPMSNDKIIKPTGEELERQEKRQGNHEASAEQPSGPLHTELGKTTIEDRVVQKIASIAAREVPGVYAMGNAARRTFNSLAERIPGASANTSGGVSVEKGEQQTAIDVSIVVSYGFSIVEVSGDIRSNIVSQVERATGLEVIEVNVDVTDVHLPEDDEDDEPREDLK; from the coding sequence ATGGCACAGCCAATGTCGAACGATAAGATCATCAAGCCAACCGGCGAGGAACTGGAACGCCAGGAAAAGCGCCAAGGGAACCACGAAGCGTCAGCGGAACAGCCTTCTGGTCCATTGCACACCGAGCTGGGCAAGACGACCATTGAAGACCGAGTCGTTCAGAAAATCGCCAGCATTGCAGCACGCGAAGTGCCCGGGGTATACGCAATGGGTAATGCAGCACGGCGAACTTTCAATTCCCTTGCAGAACGAATTCCGGGTGCCTCGGCGAACACCTCCGGCGGAGTGAGCGTGGAAAAGGGAGAGCAGCAGACCGCCATCGACGTCTCCATCGTCGTCTCTTATGGTTTCTCTATTGTGGAGGTCTCCGGGGATATCCGCTCGAACATTGTTTCCCAGGTGGAACGTGCTACAGGACTGGAAGTCATTGAAGTGAATGTCGATGTCACCGACGTCCACCTGCCAGAAGATGACGAAGACGACGAGCCGCGAGAAGACCTAAAGTAA
- a CDS encoding Asp23/Gls24 family envelope stress response protein yields the protein MATNSATVGVTTVNNQIYSKIAAKAASKIPGVGASSGGLLQLGKPRDITGKPTATAEVLGGAVAVELKVGIRYPLSLQQTCEAIRQQVTDELVQFLGASSVQVDIDVAWLHAASTNAEKRRLR from the coding sequence ATGGCGACAAATAGTGCCACCGTGGGTGTTACTACCGTGAATAACCAGATCTATTCCAAGATTGCGGCAAAAGCGGCCTCCAAGATCCCTGGAGTCGGAGCCAGCTCTGGCGGCCTATTGCAATTGGGCAAACCACGCGATATTACAGGGAAACCTACTGCTACAGCAGAGGTTCTCGGCGGTGCCGTAGCAGTCGAGTTGAAAGTCGGCATTCGATACCCGCTGAGCTTGCAGCAAACCTGCGAGGCCATACGTCAACAAGTGACAGATGAGCTCGTTCAATTCCTTGGCGCTTCATCCGTCCAAGTCGACATCGATGTTGCATGGCTTCATGCAGCTTCAACCAATGCTGAGAAGAGGAGGCTGCGATGA
- a CDS encoding DUF6286 domain-containing protein, translated as MSRFWHVRSARTATLLSTCLLLLGISTTFLVICLIRVSSGSWPSWITGFLDSAKNIVWENSSLLALAIGVAVIGLVLLIAALVPGKRRTALLEWDSVHEHEEWVADNRGLANLARYEAERTDGVGGSSPILRGRKLHVGVSTPVHETKDISQSVQANVQEALSAIPLAHSISVSVKATTRGGQ; from the coding sequence ATGAGCAGATTTTGGCATGTTCGCAGTGCTCGAACTGCAACCCTGCTCAGTACCTGCCTGTTGTTATTAGGCATCTCAACTACATTCCTGGTGATTTGCCTAATCAGAGTATCTAGCGGTTCTTGGCCGAGCTGGATAACCGGATTTCTGGATTCTGCTAAGAATATTGTTTGGGAAAATAGCAGTTTGCTGGCCTTAGCTATTGGCGTCGCCGTTATCGGTCTGGTTCTGTTGATTGCCGCTTTGGTCCCGGGAAAGCGCAGGACAGCACTGCTTGAATGGGATTCTGTCCACGAACACGAGGAGTGGGTTGCGGATAACCGCGGCTTGGCTAATCTGGCGCGTTATGAAGCAGAGCGTACTGATGGGGTGGGCGGCTCCTCGCCCATATTGCGGGGTAGGAAGCTGCATGTCGGCGTTTCCACTCCGGTGCATGAAACCAAAGATATTTCGCAGTCGGTGCAAGCGAACGTCCAGGAAGCCCTATCGGCCATCCCGTTAGCACATTCGATAAGCGTCAGCGTCAAAGCAACTACCCGAGGAGGGCAGTAG
- a CDS encoding type 1 glutamine amidotransferase domain-containing protein, with protein MKKILMVLTSVSELGAGGEPTGYNVAEAAHPWKVFRDAGHFVDFASIKGGQPPQDTVDTDDPIQVQFTQDETTRAGLYNTARVEVVDPDQYDAIYLVGGHGTMWDFPNNEDLQKLIGAIYNSGGIVGAVCHGPAGLLDVELHHGIKLLSGKDVAAFTNDEEVAVGKDKIIPFSLADKLVEQGANHIAADDFEENIQVSERLVTGQNPASAAGVAKEMEKLLAAVIRQEKATDEASSDDDSAQAVED; from the coding sequence GTGAAGAAAATCCTCATGGTCCTGACCAGCGTTTCCGAACTCGGTGCAGGAGGAGAACCCACCGGCTACAACGTCGCGGAAGCAGCTCATCCCTGGAAGGTTTTCCGGGACGCGGGACACTTCGTCGACTTCGCCTCTATCAAGGGCGGACAGCCACCACAAGATACGGTCGATACCGACGACCCGATCCAGGTGCAATTTACCCAAGACGAAACCACACGAGCCGGTCTCTACAACACGGCGAGGGTCGAGGTAGTTGATCCGGACCAGTACGATGCCATCTATCTCGTCGGCGGCCATGGCACCATGTGGGACTTCCCCAACAACGAAGACTTGCAAAAGCTCATCGGGGCCATCTACAACAGTGGAGGCATAGTTGGAGCAGTATGCCACGGTCCGGCTGGATTACTGGATGTAGAACTGCACCACGGAATCAAGTTGCTGAGTGGCAAGGATGTTGCTGCCTTTACCAACGATGAAGAAGTCGCGGTCGGCAAGGACAAGATCATTCCATTCTCATTGGCCGACAAACTCGTTGAGCAGGGGGCCAACCATATCGCCGCCGATGATTTTGAAGAAAATATCCAAGTATCCGAGCGTCTGGTCACCGGTCAGAACCCTGCCTCGGCTGCCGGTGTTGCAAAGGAAATGGAAAAGCTTCTGGCCGCAGTGATTCGTCAAGAAAAGGCCACTGATGAAGCTTCCTCAGACGATGACTCAGCCCAGGCCGTGGAAGACTAA
- a CDS encoding DUF1295 domain-containing protein produces the protein MKSKERKALTAMPVVLLLGVILALSGSDGGLTWGSMPLFALAVLTSFIVQWVAFIPSFLGQTERFYDLTGTLTYTAVTLLLLLLAPEVHSRSLLLAFMVLAWTLRLGIFLFRRVNRDGKDDRFDQIKPSFIRFFGVWTIQGLWVSFTAATAWAAMTSEHASELDGFALAGFVIWAIGLGVESLADHQKSIFKRDPENKGEFISSGLWSKSRHPNYFGEILLWIGVAVVAAPALQHWQWVVMISPVFVAVLLIKISGVPLLEAKAESKWGGRSDYEAYKENTPVLIPKFW, from the coding sequence ATGAAAAGCAAGGAACGCAAGGCGCTGACCGCCATGCCTGTAGTGCTTCTGCTAGGTGTGATACTTGCATTGTCCGGTAGTGATGGTGGGCTTACATGGGGTTCGATGCCCCTCTTCGCTCTGGCTGTACTGACGTCCTTCATAGTCCAATGGGTCGCTTTCATACCTTCGTTCCTAGGACAAACAGAGAGATTCTACGACCTGACCGGGACTCTGACCTATACGGCAGTCACATTGCTTTTGCTTCTCTTAGCCCCTGAAGTTCACTCCAGATCACTATTATTGGCGTTTATGGTGTTGGCCTGGACTCTTAGGCTGGGAATCTTCCTCTTCCGCCGTGTTAATAGGGACGGCAAAGATGATCGCTTTGACCAGATCAAACCGTCTTTCATACGGTTCTTCGGTGTCTGGACCATCCAGGGTCTCTGGGTCTCTTTCACTGCTGCTACTGCTTGGGCTGCCATGACCTCGGAACACGCTAGTGAACTGGACGGATTCGCACTGGCTGGGTTCGTCATCTGGGCGATAGGTCTCGGTGTGGAAAGCCTAGCCGATCACCAGAAATCAATTTTCAAACGCGACCCGGAGAATAAAGGGGAATTCATTTCCTCCGGCTTGTGGTCCAAATCCCGTCATCCGAACTATTTCGGAGAGATTCTGCTTTGGATCGGAGTGGCTGTTGTTGCCGCTCCGGCATTGCAGCACTGGCAGTGGGTTGTGATGATTTCACCGGTATTCGTGGCTGTGCTGCTCATCAAGATTAGTGGAGTCCCGCTGCTTGAAGCGAAAGCTGAATCAAAATGGGGCGGTCGCTCCGACTATGAAGCTTACAAGGAAAATACGCCAGTGCTTATCCCCAAGTTCTGGTAG
- a CDS encoding AMP-dependent synthetase/ligase gives MREFSTPLLATLHMHRNATDLLMERLKNSPEHIAFEVRSADGAVAAPWKQITTREYFLEVQALAKGLIASGLQPGNKLVIMSPTRYEWAQVDMAAWFAGAVVVPIYETSSLDQVTAILADCSPKFIVAGSTDQASILERGLTEAGIGGSRIWTMDTRNDLDLEDLLEVGKSITDHAVEERRVIATSETIATIVYTSGTTAVPKGALITHGNLVGLVLNVAAAYTEVVKETGNTIIFLPMAHVLARGLQLICLANGMRIAHLSEPKEVIPSLEILKPTFLVVVPRVLQKIQDSAAQAANQKRLNLIWKWASDTATQWGEMAEVNDAGSSKQASPSLWMRHFIFDRIFYSRLRKVVGGRLEYLLSGAATLDREVSLFFRGIGLPVIEGYGLTETTAPLTGNMPGSIMSGTVGVPMPGTTVRISDDGEVLAQGVGVFAGYTNPDDNADAFTDGFFRTGDLGSIDERGRITLRGRIKDVIVTAGGKTISPSIWEGYVETDPLIAHAVMVGEGKPFLGCLVLIDSEAVQQWASSQGITDASLFQHRTEGSIDRIRNQRLFQVISDSVSSANNRVARSEQVKEIIMLSTYLGENSELLTPTLKLKRSKFLERTNSFVNEIYDSTKR, from the coding sequence ATGAGGGAATTTTCGACGCCACTATTGGCCACTTTGCACATGCACAGGAATGCCACCGATCTCTTGATGGAGCGCCTGAAGAATTCGCCTGAGCATATAGCATTCGAAGTTCGATCTGCTGATGGCGCCGTCGCTGCCCCATGGAAGCAAATAACTACTCGAGAATATTTTCTCGAAGTGCAGGCATTGGCCAAGGGGCTCATCGCTAGTGGGCTGCAACCTGGAAACAAGCTAGTGATTATGTCACCTACACGCTACGAATGGGCTCAGGTGGATATGGCTGCATGGTTTGCAGGTGCGGTCGTGGTCCCGATTTATGAAACTTCGTCACTTGATCAGGTCACAGCCATACTTGCCGATTGCTCCCCAAAATTTATAGTTGCTGGAAGCACCGACCAGGCCTCGATTCTCGAGCGCGGACTAACTGAAGCGGGAATAGGCGGGTCGAGAATCTGGACAATGGACACCCGGAATGATCTCGATCTTGAAGATCTTCTTGAAGTAGGGAAATCTATCACCGATCATGCGGTTGAAGAACGACGAGTGATAGCAACATCAGAGACGATAGCGACCATCGTCTACACTTCGGGAACGACGGCAGTACCCAAGGGCGCTTTAATTACGCATGGTAACCTCGTTGGCTTAGTACTCAATGTCGCTGCCGCTTACACTGAGGTGGTCAAGGAGACAGGAAATACGATTATTTTCCTTCCCATGGCCCACGTTCTGGCTCGTGGTCTGCAGCTGATCTGTTTGGCCAACGGGATGCGCATCGCGCATCTCTCAGAACCCAAAGAAGTAATACCGTCTTTGGAAATCCTCAAACCCACATTTCTCGTAGTGGTGCCACGGGTGTTACAAAAGATCCAAGACTCCGCAGCACAGGCCGCTAATCAGAAACGCCTTAATCTTATTTGGAAGTGGGCCAGCGACACGGCAACGCAGTGGGGCGAGATGGCTGAGGTAAACGATGCCGGTTCGTCGAAGCAAGCTTCTCCTAGCCTTTGGATGAGACATTTCATTTTTGACCGGATTTTCTACTCGCGTCTACGAAAAGTAGTCGGCGGTCGTCTAGAGTACCTGCTATCAGGAGCTGCAACCCTAGATAGAGAAGTTTCCCTCTTTTTCAGGGGGATCGGCTTACCAGTAATTGAGGGGTATGGGCTGACAGAAACTACAGCGCCGCTAACGGGGAATATGCCCGGGTCGATCATGTCGGGAACCGTGGGAGTTCCGATGCCTGGGACCACTGTACGAATATCGGACGACGGTGAGGTGCTCGCGCAAGGAGTCGGCGTATTTGCTGGATATACCAATCCCGACGATAACGCCGACGCTTTCACCGATGGGTTCTTTCGCACAGGAGACTTGGGATCAATTGACGAGCGTGGACGCATCACGCTGAGGGGAAGAATCAAAGACGTCATAGTAACTGCGGGAGGAAAAACAATATCTCCCAGCATATGGGAAGGATATGTCGAAACTGATCCACTAATTGCCCACGCGGTAATGGTCGGGGAAGGTAAGCCGTTCCTGGGATGCCTCGTGCTCATTGACTCGGAAGCAGTTCAACAGTGGGCTTCAAGCCAAGGGATTACAGACGCATCCCTCTTTCAGCATCGCACAGAAGGATCAATTGACAGGATTAGAAACCAGCGCCTGTTTCAAGTCATCTCCGACTCCGTCAGCTCAGCCAATAACCGGGTAGCAAGAAGTGAACAAGTCAAAGAGATTATTATGCTTTCCACCTATTTAGGGGAAAACAGTGAGCTGCTGACGCCGACCTTGAAACTCAAGCGAAGCAAGTTTCTTGAGAGAACAAACAGCTTCGTCAACGAGATCTATGACTCAACTAAGCGCTAA
- a CDS encoding fasciclin domain-containing protein: MKTMQRKTAGLLSIAAVAAFGLSACSMDNSSETAPSSESSASSMSESSPSASEDSGMASESAMDPASNLVGPGCAAYAEAVPEGDGSVAGMAKDPVAVAASNNPLLTTLTKAVSGKLNKDVDLVDTLNGDEFTVFAPVDDAFKAIPEKDLNAVVSDADMLTKVLTYHVVPGQITPDDLKGDLKTVEGDKVKISGSGDDLMVNDAKVICGGVQTANATVYLVDSVLMPPAKK; the protein is encoded by the coding sequence ATGAAAACCATGCAGCGCAAGACGGCAGGACTGCTCTCGATCGCCGCGGTCGCCGCGTTCGGATTGAGCGCCTGCTCGATGGACAACAGCAGCGAGACCGCCCCCAGCAGCGAAAGCTCGGCCTCCAGCATGAGCGAGAGCAGCCCGAGCGCATCCGAGGATTCGGGCATGGCCAGCGAATCGGCCATGGACCCTGCTTCCAATCTTGTGGGCCCGGGCTGCGCGGCCTACGCGGAGGCAGTGCCTGAAGGCGATGGCTCGGTGGCCGGCATGGCCAAGGATCCGGTTGCCGTGGCAGCATCCAACAACCCGTTGCTGACCACCCTCACCAAGGCCGTCTCGGGAAAGCTGAACAAGGACGTGGACCTGGTGGACACGCTCAACGGCGATGAGTTCACCGTCTTCGCACCGGTGGATGACGCATTCAAGGCCATTCCAGAAAAAGACCTGAACGCTGTCGTGTCGGATGCCGACATGCTGACCAAGGTGCTGACCTACCATGTGGTCCCCGGCCAGATAACTCCCGATGATTTGAAGGGTGATCTGAAAACTGTTGAAGGCGACAAGGTCAAGATCAGCGGCAGCGGTGATGACCTAATGGTCAACGATGCCAAGGTCATTTGCGGTGGCGTGCAGACTGCCAATGCCACCGTCTACCTCGTTGATTCGGTTCTGATGCCACCGGCAAAGAAATAG
- a CDS encoding TetR/AcrR family transcriptional regulator, producing the protein MSTSSNGKKAEAKRAELVAAAVRVVMREGIGAASVRAVAQEAQISVGSVLYYFSGIDELLRRTVESVMDRYFAQQLHVLASFGTAAQRLSQLIDLGVPDDIGEDLSRLYKSIALKPTNSEDLALYEGLYKRQVSLYLSIIETGQENGEFTPEAPALRIAQNLIALEDAYDLYPVIGVPLSGAEKRANVRSYAELALGCTLQE; encoded by the coding sequence ATGAGCACTTCATCGAACGGCAAGAAGGCTGAGGCCAAGCGAGCCGAACTCGTGGCCGCGGCGGTGCGCGTGGTGATGCGCGAAGGCATCGGCGCGGCCAGCGTCCGCGCGGTGGCGCAGGAAGCGCAGATCAGCGTGGGCTCGGTGCTCTACTACTTCTCGGGGATCGACGAGCTCTTGCGCCGCACCGTGGAAAGCGTCATGGACCGGTATTTCGCCCAGCAGCTGCACGTGCTGGCCTCCTTCGGCACCGCCGCGCAGCGGCTCTCGCAGCTCATCGATCTCGGGGTGCCCGATGACATCGGCGAGGATCTCTCGCGGTTGTACAAGAGCATCGCGCTCAAACCCACCAACTCGGAAGACCTCGCGCTCTATGAGGGCCTGTACAAGCGCCAGGTGAGCCTGTACCTGAGCATAATTGAAACCGGCCAGGAGAACGGCGAATTCACCCCAGAGGCACCGGCCCTGCGGATCGCGCAGAATCTGATCGCGCTGGAAGACGCCTACGACCTGTACCCGGTGATCGGAGTGCCGTTGAGCGGTGCCGAAAAGCGCGCGAACGTCCGATCCTACGCCGAGCTCGCCCTGGGTTGCACGCTCCAGGAGTAG